A region from the Desulfomonile tiedjei genome encodes:
- the nrdR gene encoding transcriptional repressor NrdR gives MKCPACGAIDDKVIDSRLGKDNTVIRRRRQCLRCKKRFTTYEKIEETLPYVIKKDGRREAFDRRKIVEGMRRACEKRPVSIDRIEAVADSIEQELLERPEKEISVAYIGERVMEELQRMDDVAYVRFASVYRSFRDIEEFVREIKELYELKEAREQRGSQDGPPDEREGIQESP, from the coding sequence ATGAAATGCCCGGCCTGCGGCGCCATCGATGACAAGGTAATCGACTCCCGCCTCGGGAAGGATAATACAGTAATTCGTCGGCGACGTCAGTGCCTACGGTGCAAGAAACGTTTTACGACTTACGAAAAGATTGAAGAGACTCTGCCCTACGTGATCAAGAAAGACGGGCGTCGGGAAGCCTTCGACCGCAGGAAGATCGTAGAAGGAATGCGTCGAGCCTGTGAGAAACGCCCCGTCAGCATCGACAGAATAGAGGCGGTCGCGGATTCGATAGAACAGGAACTCTTGGAAAGGCCGGAAAAAGAGATTAGCGTTGCTTACATTGGTGAGCGCGTGATGGAAGAACTGCAACGGATGGATGACGTTGCTTACGTGAGATTTGCCTCGGTGTATCGCTCCTTCCGGGACATTGAAGAATTCGTGAGAGAAATAAAGGAATTGTATGAACTCAAGGAGGCCCGAGAGCAGCGCGGAAGTCAAGACGGACCCCCGGATGAAAGAGAAGGAATTCAAGAATCGCCGTGA
- the ribD gene encoding bifunctional diaminohydroxyphosphoribosylaminopyrimidine deaminase/5-amino-6-(5-phosphoribosylamino)uracil reductase RibD, with translation MKEKEFKNRRDAEKFMALALRLARRRLGRTSPNPVVGAVLVKDGRVVGEGYHRAAGEPHAEVEAIRAAGSEAKGSELFVTLEPCNHHGRTPPCTEAILEAGIKKVWYGMDDPNPGVRGGGAKTLRTAGVEVVGHVLENRCHRANEVYVTNVTQRRPFVFLKLAMSLDGRIATRTGHSRWITSAASREKVHRLRDRVSAIMVGVQTVLADNPMLTTRLPRGGGHDPIRVIADSSLRTPLDAAIFNPDSTSGVIIATRKDPPPGPKSNLEKHGARVLPTSGSKQVDLSDLLLRLYRIGITSVLIEGGAQLAWGALSARVVDRCLFFYAPIIIGGETAPSGVGGAGIKTLNEAPRLSDVEFRRIGPDMLLNGRVSYPEVGESG, from the coding sequence ATGAAAGAGAAGGAATTCAAGAATCGCCGTGACGCTGAAAAGTTCATGGCCCTTGCCCTCAGACTTGCACGCCGCCGTTTAGGTCGAACTTCCCCCAACCCGGTTGTCGGCGCGGTACTGGTCAAAGACGGAAGGGTCGTAGGAGAAGGGTACCATCGCGCCGCGGGCGAACCTCACGCGGAGGTCGAAGCGATCCGAGCGGCAGGTTCAGAGGCTAAGGGCTCCGAGCTTTTCGTAACTCTGGAACCTTGCAACCACCATGGGCGGACCCCACCCTGCACGGAAGCCATCCTGGAGGCCGGGATCAAGAAGGTGTGGTACGGCATGGACGATCCTAATCCGGGAGTTCGCGGAGGAGGTGCTAAGACGCTCCGAACAGCGGGTGTGGAGGTCGTCGGCCATGTTTTGGAAAATCGGTGCCACCGCGCCAACGAGGTTTACGTCACCAACGTGACCCAGCGCCGGCCGTTTGTGTTCCTCAAGCTTGCCATGAGCTTGGACGGACGAATTGCAACAAGAACAGGCCACTCACGGTGGATAACCTCTGCGGCTTCCCGTGAGAAGGTCCATCGCCTGAGGGACCGAGTATCCGCCATAATGGTCGGTGTTCAGACGGTGCTCGCTGACAACCCTATGCTGACCACGCGTCTCCCGCGAGGCGGCGGACACGATCCCATCCGAGTCATAGCGGATTCGAGTTTGCGTACCCCGCTGGATGCGGCGATTTTCAATCCTGATTCCACCTCGGGAGTCATTATTGCCACGCGAAAGGACCCTCCACCGGGGCCGAAGTCCAACTTGGAGAAACATGGAGCCAGGGTTCTGCCGACTTCGGGCTCGAAACAGGTTGATCTGTCCGATCTACTCTTGCGGCTCTACAGAATCGGGATTACTTCGGTACTCATCGAAGGTGGGGCTCAGTTGGCTTGGGGCGCCCTTAGCGCCCGTGTTGTCGACCGGTGCCTTTTCTTTTATGCACCTATAATAATAGGCGGAGAAACTGCTCCGTCAGGCGTAGGCGGGGCCGGGATCAAGACGCTGAACGAAGCTCCCAGACTCTCGGACGTTGAATTCAGACGCATCGGACCTGACATGCTACTGAACGGACGAGTATCCTATCCGGAGGTTGGCGAATCTGGTTAG
- a CDS encoding threonylcarbamoyl-AMP synthase: MILQINPTHPQPRRIARVAEILEADGVIVYPTDTVYGLGCSIHSKKALDKVRRIKRMDNKRHLSFVFSDLKTISLYAQVSDNTYKILRRHLPGPYTFVLPATRLVPRIVLTKKNEVGIRIPDNTICQALLAELGHPILSSSVRLPDDQLLDDPKEIERMYKGQVDLVVDGGVFLPEPSSVIGLMDDMPVVIREGKGDVMPFI, translated from the coding sequence ATGATTCTTCAAATAAATCCTACTCATCCTCAGCCCAGACGTATCGCGCGCGTTGCAGAGATTCTGGAGGCGGACGGCGTAATAGTGTACCCCACGGATACGGTGTACGGACTGGGATGCAGCATACATAGCAAAAAAGCGCTGGATAAAGTGCGTCGAATCAAACGCATGGACAACAAGCGTCATCTGTCCTTTGTTTTTTCGGACCTTAAGACCATCTCCCTGTACGCCCAAGTGAGCGATAATACCTACAAGATACTGCGCCGGCATCTGCCAGGGCCGTACACTTTTGTGTTACCGGCCACTCGTCTTGTTCCTCGAATCGTGCTGACCAAGAAAAACGAAGTAGGTATCCGAATTCCGGACAACACGATATGTCAGGCGCTTTTAGCCGAGCTGGGGCACCCTATTTTGAGTTCATCGGTGCGCCTGCCCGACGATCAGCTTCTGGACGATCCCAAGGAAATAGAACGGATGTACAAAGGGCAGGTTGATCTTGTGGTTGATGGCGGGGTTTTCTTGCCTGAGCCGTCTTCGGTCATTGGTCTGATGGACGACATGCCTGTAGTGATTCGGGAAGGGAAGGGAGACGTGATGCCTTTTATTTAG
- a CDS encoding 3-deoxy-D-manno-octulosonic acid transferase, translating to MNRFLYNVFLHTLVAPFLAAYYLPKIALRSKYRRSLSGKLGRLPESFVPETLARPRIWFHAVSVGEVVALSPLVAAVKELTPSASVIVSTGTETGQDQAAEMIPEADGLIYLPLDFPAFVDPVVQRIQPDLFVLMETELWPNLIHSLKKTGAKVALANGRISDRSFPRYKRLRALFSPVLEQIDLFLMSSDSDARRISEMAAPASRIQITGNTKFDAALTEIPVEAEERIRDMFSLAPNAKVFVAGSTHPGEHEMVLDAYLSLREEFPDLVLILVPRHIERTPSIIAAMKDRNMAAPFLRSSVDQGTRRRDEPVIIVDCTGELFQVFSVASLVFMGGSLVPKGGQNILEPAAWGKVVMFGPSMEDFRDARDILVRAGAGREVAGTSDLVKKATEVLSNPQEAERLGKKGREEILRQVGSAKKNAELLTRLIGAK from the coding sequence ACGTGTTCCTTCATACACTGGTGGCGCCGTTTCTCGCGGCCTACTATCTTCCCAAGATTGCTCTCCGCAGCAAATATCGACGGTCGTTGAGCGGCAAGCTGGGCAGGCTTCCCGAGAGCTTCGTCCCGGAGACGCTTGCCCGACCGAGAATATGGTTCCACGCGGTATCAGTCGGAGAGGTCGTGGCGCTCAGTCCCTTGGTGGCCGCTGTCAAAGAGCTGACTCCCTCCGCATCCGTAATCGTCTCCACCGGAACAGAGACCGGCCAGGACCAGGCCGCGGAGATGATCCCCGAGGCTGATGGGCTGATTTACCTGCCGCTGGATTTTCCCGCTTTTGTAGACCCCGTTGTACAGCGAATTCAGCCCGATTTATTCGTTTTGATGGAAACTGAGCTGTGGCCCAACCTCATACACAGCCTCAAGAAGACCGGAGCCAAGGTTGCTCTGGCCAACGGAAGAATTTCGGATAGGTCCTTCCCCAGGTACAAGAGACTCCGTGCGCTGTTTTCCCCGGTCCTCGAACAGATTGACCTCTTTCTCATGTCCTCTGACTCCGATGCCCGGCGAATTTCCGAGATGGCCGCGCCTGCAAGCAGAATTCAAATCACGGGCAACACGAAGTTTGACGCAGCCTTGACTGAAATTCCCGTGGAGGCTGAGGAACGAATACGGGATATGTTTAGCCTGGCACCAAACGCCAAGGTTTTTGTTGCAGGGAGCACCCATCCGGGTGAACACGAGATGGTGCTTGATGCGTACTTGAGCCTGCGCGAGGAATTCCCGGATCTCGTCCTAATCTTGGTTCCCCGGCACATTGAGAGAACACCCTCCATAATCGCAGCCATGAAAGATCGTAATATGGCCGCGCCGTTTCTACGAAGTTCAGTCGATCAGGGCACAAGGCGCCGAGATGAGCCTGTGATCATAGTGGACTGCACAGGCGAACTGTTTCAAGTGTTCTCAGTCGCGTCCTTGGTGTTCATGGGAGGGTCGCTTGTTCCTAAGGGCGGGCAAAACATTCTGGAACCGGCTGCATGGGGCAAAGTGGTAATGTTCGGGCCATCCATGGAAGATTTCCGGGACGCGAGAGACATATTGGTGCGCGCCGGCGCAGGGCGGGAGGTTGCCGGCACGTCAGACCTGGTGAAAAAGGCCACCGAAGTGCTGTCTAACCCTCAAGAAGCAGAACGGTTAGGAAAGAAAGGCCGGGAAGAAATCTTGAGGCAAGTGGGAAGCGCAAAGAAGAACGCGGAATTATTGACAAGGCTTATTGGGGCTAAATAA